The following proteins come from a genomic window of Campylobacter concisus:
- a CDS encoding carbon-nitrogen hydrolase → MKVALLQQEFKGTKEATIAKTLELITEVKKGGADLVVCQELHQTQYFCQSEDTNFFDHANDWQEDVAFWGRVAKENGVVLVTSLFEKRADGLYHNTAFVFERDGSVAGKYRKMHIPDDPGFYEKFYFTPGDIGFEPIETSLGKLGVLVCWDQWYPEAARLMALKGAKILIYPTAIGWFEGDSDDEKSRQLEAWVAVQRGHSVANGLPVVAVNRVGFEKDDSGVMDGIKFWGNSFVFGPQGEQLFRANSTDELCKIVEIDMKRSEEVRRIWPFLRDRRIDAYANITKRFID, encoded by the coding sequence ATGAAAGTAGCACTACTTCAACAAGAATTTAAAGGCACAAAAGAGGCGACTATCGCAAAGACACTTGAGCTAATTACCGAGGTAAAAAAAGGCGGTGCTGACCTAGTCGTCTGCCAAGAGCTACACCAGACGCAGTACTTTTGCCAAAGCGAGGATACAAATTTCTTTGATCACGCAAACGACTGGCAAGAGGATGTCGCTTTTTGGGGCAGGGTAGCAAAAGAAAATGGCGTTGTTTTAGTCACTTCGCTCTTTGAAAAAAGAGCCGACGGACTTTATCACAATACCGCCTTTGTCTTCGAGCGTGACGGCAGTGTGGCTGGCAAATACCGAAAAATGCACATCCCTGATGACCCTGGATTTTACGAGAAATTTTACTTCACGCCTGGTGATATCGGCTTTGAGCCAATTGAAACAAGCCTTGGCAAGCTTGGCGTTTTGGTTTGCTGGGATCAGTGGTATCCAGAGGCAGCAAGGCTGATGGCACTAAAAGGGGCGAAAATTCTCATCTATCCAACGGCTATTGGCTGGTTTGAGGGCGATAGTGACGATGAAAAATCAAGACAGCTTGAAGCGTGGGTGGCAGTTCAAAGAGGTCACAGCGTGGCAAATGGCCTGCCAGTTGTTGCAGTAAATCGTGTGGGCTTTGAAAAAGATGATAGCGGCGTGATGGATGGGATAAAATTTTGGGGAAATAGCTTTGTTTTTGGGCCACAAGGTGAGCAGCTTTTCCGCGCAAATAGCACAGATGAGCTATGCAAGATCGTTGAAATAGACATGAAAAGAAGTGAAGAAGTGCGCAGAATTTGGCCATTTTTAAGAGACCGCAGGATAGATGCCTACGCAAATATCACAAAAAGATTTATCGACTAA
- a CDS encoding phosphate ABC transporter ATP-binding protein: MPDILSIKDLSIFYQDNEILKDLNLNVAENEIICLMGSSGCGKSTFLSALNGFLEQKGGRYNGEILFKGGNIKNKGEIWLRRKLAILFQDATLFPFSVERNLTYAMEFYEGSIKDKQKRVEELLKSVNLLGEINDLDMLANKLSGGQKQRLCIARMLTTKPEVLMLDEPCSSLDMKNVLIVEELLKSLSQRYTIIITTHNEEQAKRLGGRIVRIVDKKFTF, from the coding sequence TTGCCAGATATTTTAAGTATAAAAGATCTTAGTATCTTTTACCAAGATAATGAAATTTTAAAAGATCTAAATTTAAACGTCGCCGAAAACGAGATCATCTGCTTAATGGGCAGCTCAGGATGTGGTAAATCGACATTTCTATCAGCGCTAAATGGCTTTTTGGAGCAAAAGGGCGGCAGATATAACGGAGAGATCCTATTTAAAGGCGGAAATATCAAAAATAAGGGCGAAATTTGGCTAAGACGAAAGCTAGCCATACTCTTTCAAGACGCCACGCTCTTTCCTTTTAGCGTCGAGAGAAATTTGACCTATGCGATGGAATTTTATGAGGGCAGCATAAAGGATAAGCAAAAAAGAGTAGAGGAGCTATTAAAAAGCGTAAATTTACTGGGCGAAATAAACGACTTAGATATGCTAGCTAACAAGCTCTCTGGCGGTCAAAAGCAAAGACTTTGCATCGCAAGGATGCTAACTACAAAGCCTGAAGTGCTCATGCTTGATGAGCCTTGCTCGTCACTTGATATGAAAAATGTCTTGATCGTAGAAGAGCTTTTAAAAAGCTTGTCGCAAAGATACACCATCATCATCACCACGCACAATGAAGAGCAGGCAAAAAGGCTTGGCGGCAGAATAGTTCGCATCGTAGATAAGAAATTTACATTTTAA
- a CDS encoding PstA family ABC transporter permease yields MNAFKDHLVKFYAYLCVFIVVAMIFWIFYFIFTNGVSQINLDFLTKNPQGLNLGESGGIRDAIIGSFLLMILSMIFSALLGVSCAIYRQIYCTSSKIKLGLKFIIQTMASIPSILLGMFVYGLFIVSLDIPKSLLTASITLALMVFPFVEVSTEKVISQIDEKMLRDSFALGVDKDFMARKLVLPTIRKNIISILILAGSYAIGATAPLLLTGVVFMAKAEGLLSPVMALPFHLHMLLSQSVATQNAYATALVLIFMLIILHLLSAVVLFDIGEKIARYFKYKRS; encoded by the coding sequence ATGAACGCTTTTAAAGATCATCTAGTCAAATTTTACGCCTATCTTTGCGTATTTATAGTGGTTGCGATGATATTTTGGATATTTTATTTCATCTTTACAAATGGCGTCTCTCAGATAAATTTAGACTTTCTGACTAAAAATCCGCAAGGTTTAAATTTAGGTGAGAGTGGCGGCATAAGAGACGCTATCATAGGCTCATTTTTGCTGATGATACTATCTATGATATTTTCTGCACTTCTTGGCGTTAGCTGCGCCATTTATAGACAAATTTACTGCACTTCTAGTAAGATCAAACTTGGACTTAAATTTATCATCCAAACGATGGCCTCAATACCCTCTATATTGCTTGGGATGTTTGTTTATGGGCTTTTTATCGTTAGTCTTGATATCCCAAAGAGCCTGCTAACAGCTAGCATTACGCTTGCTTTGATGGTCTTTCCATTTGTTGAAGTTAGCACAGAAAAGGTGATCTCGCAGATCGATGAAAAGATGTTAAGAGATAGCTTCGCGCTTGGTGTTGATAAAGATTTCATGGCTAGAAAGCTTGTTTTGCCAACTATTAGAAAAAATATAATATCTATTTTAATACTTGCTGGCAGCTACGCCATAGGGGCAACTGCGCCACTACTTTTAACTGGAGTCGTCTTCATGGCAAAGGCAGAAGGCCTGCTCTCGCCGGTCATGGCACTACCTTTTCACCTGCACATGCTCCTAAGCCAGTCAGTCGCAACGCAAAATGCCTACGCTACAGCGCTCGTGCTCATTTTTATGTTGATCATTTTGCACTTGCTTTCAGCCGTAGTTTTATTTGATATAGGAGAGAAAATTGCCAGATATTTTAAGTATAAAAGATCTTAG
- the pstC gene encoding phosphate ABC transporter permease subunit PstC translates to MTGQIFKGAIYLFTLLSAMLLLLLVGFLLLNSTSFFAEVSLFDFLLNSDWDVSTEPFSFGLFNILIANFAVAFLACIFSFFISLGVTIFICFFASAWLRHVLDWMIRILAGIPSIIYGFFALYTVVKILESGLKMSAGESVLAASLILSVMILPFFTSHLLQSVGLLKQNFKTNSDALGVSTGYFIRKIILRKSMKASISGFILAFSRAAGETMAVMMVIGNTPLFPHLLSKAQTIPSLIALEMGMSEAGSLHYHALIASGFVLLVFIFMLNIFIFKFEKNNERF, encoded by the coding sequence ATGACAGGGCAAATTTTTAAAGGCGCGATATATCTTTTTACACTTTTATCCGCCATGCTTTTGCTTTTACTCGTGGGATTTTTACTGCTAAATTCCACGAGTTTCTTTGCAGAAGTAAGCCTTTTTGACTTCTTGCTAAACAGCGACTGGGACGTTAGCACAGAGCCTTTTAGCTTTGGGCTGTTTAATATCCTAATCGCAAATTTCGCAGTTGCGTTTTTAGCTTGTATATTTTCATTTTTTATCTCGCTTGGCGTTACTATATTTATATGCTTTTTTGCGAGCGCCTGGCTTAGGCACGTGCTAGACTGGATGATACGAATACTAGCTGGCATACCATCTATCATATATGGATTTTTTGCGCTTTACACGGTTGTAAAAATTTTAGAGTCAGGGCTAAAAATGTCTGCTGGCGAGTCAGTTTTGGCAGCTAGCCTCATCCTTAGCGTCATGATACTGCCCTTTTTTACCTCGCATTTGCTCCAAAGCGTGGGTCTGCTAAAGCAAAATTTCAAAACAAACTCAGACGCGCTTGGCGTAAGCACGGGATATTTTATAAGAAAAATAATTTTAAGAAAATCCATGAAAGCTAGCATTTCAGGCTTTATACTTGCATTCTCAAGGGCAGCTGGCGAGACGATGGCTGTGATGATGGTCATAGGCAACACCCCGCTTTTTCCGCACCTGCTCTCAAAAGCTCAGACCATACCATCTCTAATAGCCCTTGAAATGGGCATGAGCGAGGCTGGCAGCTTGCACTATCACGCTCTTATTGCAAGCGGATTTGTCCTGCTTGTTTTTATATTTATGCTAAATATTTTTATCTTTAAATTTGAGAAAAACAATGAACGCTTTTAA
- a CDS encoding phosphate ABC transporter substrate-binding protein: MKKSLMLATSMLLLSLNFASGADEKTQVSFSGSSTLAPVIAKISTDFIEKYETWDKVDSSLPNKNITIFVSAGGSGAGVKAVLDHVADFGMLARDIKDSEKAKIKDMKAYTLGIDALCVAVNPENEVIKLKGGNLSKDEIVKIFSGEYKKWSDLDKSLPNDEIVVVTRDLGGGAHEVFQKKIMKDVKVSKNVIQSPSMGALVSKIIENKNAIGYASFGITNQNKGKLIPLNVDGVEPTVKNIVDGKYYISRPLIIVKSGNLSKSEQIFVDVLNSAEGQKTIEKMGFIPVK; encoded by the coding sequence ATGAAAAAATCACTTATGTTGGCTACTTCTATGCTGCTTTTATCTCTAAATTTCGCTTCTGGCGCGGATGAGAAAACGCAAGTTAGCTTTAGTGGCTCATCTACTCTAGCTCCGGTCATTGCTAAAATTTCAACCGACTTTATCGAAAAGTACGAAACTTGGGATAAAGTAGATAGCTCTTTACCAAACAAAAACATCACCATTTTCGTCTCAGCTGGCGGCTCTGGCGCTGGCGTAAAAGCCGTGCTTGATCATGTCGCTGACTTTGGCATGCTAGCTCGCGATATAAAAGATAGCGAAAAAGCAAAGATCAAAGATATGAAAGCCTATACGCTTGGCATAGACGCACTTTGCGTGGCTGTAAACCCAGAAAATGAGGTGATAAAGCTAAAGGGCGGAAATTTGAGTAAAGACGAGATCGTCAAAATTTTCTCAGGCGAGTACAAAAAGTGGAGTGACCTTGACAAATCCCTACCAAATGACGAAATAGTCGTAGTTACAAGAGATCTTGGTGGCGGTGCTCACGAGGTTTTTCAAAAAAAGATCATGAAGGATGTCAAAGTTAGCAAAAACGTCATCCAGTCACCATCAATGGGCGCACTTGTTTCAAAGATCATCGAAAATAAAAACGCCATTGGCTACGCATCTTTTGGTATCACAAACCAAAACAAAGGCAAGCTAATACCGCTAAACGTTGACGGTGTGGAGCCAACTGTTAAAAATATAGTTGATGGCAAATACTACATCTCTCGCCCGCTCATCATCGTAAAAAGTGGCAATCTAAGCAAGAGCGAGCAAATTTTTGTTGACGTGCTAAATTCGGCCGAAGGTCAAAAGACTATCGAAAAAATGGGATTTATACCAGTAAAATAG
- a CDS encoding TAXI family TRAP transporter solute-binding subunit: MKTTSLALAGLLLATTLSAKEFISIGTGGMTGTYYPIGGAICRLANKNTNVKCSVQSTGGSVYNVNNVLKKELTFGFVQSDVVYDKFNGTGKFDGAKDENLRSVVAIYPELLAFVVAKDSGLTSDLASFAGKKYNVGNPGSGNEVSTLEVFKAKGFDVSKLGYRGVLTVGECPHALKDKKIDGYSFVVGHPTANITDAATSLPIDILNIEGSEIDKLLKEKPYFAKGVIPKGSYDGVDHDVNTIGVKAVLVTSKDTKDEAVKAVIKAILDNFDEYKTLHPALKSVKKEDLVQGLSAPLHPAAEAAFKEAGILK; encoded by the coding sequence ATGAAAACTACTTCTTTGGCACTTGCTGGCTTGCTTTTAGCAACAACTCTTTCAGCAAAAGAATTTATCAGTATCGGCACTGGCGGCATGACAGGCACTTATTATCCGATAGGTGGAGCGATTTGCCGTTTAGCAAACAAAAATACTAATGTAAAATGCTCAGTCCAATCAACTGGCGGCTCTGTTTATAACGTAAATAACGTTTTGAAAAAAGAGCTCACATTTGGCTTTGTTCAAAGTGACGTTGTCTATGATAAATTTAACGGCACTGGCAAATTTGACGGAGCAAAAGATGAAAATTTACGCTCAGTAGTTGCGATCTATCCAGAACTTCTTGCATTTGTTGTAGCAAAAGATAGCGGTCTGACAAGCGATCTTGCTTCATTTGCAGGTAAAAAATACAACGTTGGCAACCCAGGCAGCGGCAACGAAGTGAGCACACTTGAAGTCTTTAAAGCAAAAGGCTTTGACGTTTCAAAACTAGGATACCGCGGCGTTTTAACAGTTGGCGAATGCCCACACGCACTAAAAGATAAAAAGATAGACGGATATAGCTTTGTCGTCGGCCATCCAACTGCAAACATCACTGATGCTGCGACATCTTTGCCGATTGATATCCTAAATATCGAAGGTAGTGAGATCGATAAGCTTCTTAAAGAGAAACCATACTTTGCAAAAGGCGTCATCCCAAAAGGCTCTTATGATGGCGTCGATCACGATGTAAATACTATTGGCGTAAAAGCTGTTTTAGTAACTAGCAAAGACACAAAAGATGAGGCTGTAAAAGCTGTGATAAAAGCTATTTTAGACAACTTTGATGAGTATAAAACTCTTCACCCAGCACTAAAATCAGTTAAAAAAGAAGATCTCGTTCAAGGTCTTTCAGCTCCGCTTCACCCAGCTGCAGAGGCTGCGTTTAAAGAGGCTGGTATTTTAAAATAA